One Cucumis sativus cultivar 9930 chromosome 1, Cucumber_9930_V3, whole genome shotgun sequence DNA segment encodes these proteins:
- the LOC101211431 gene encoding RRP12-like protein: MAMEGLEMEASFDFESNDDFCNSILFRFSDSTNEEHQHLCAVIGAMAQELRDQSLPSTPLAYFGATCSSLDRISSEPEPSPHLLEALLTILSLLLPRISSPILNKKKDFLSYLLIRVLRVPSLTPGAATFGLKCVSHLVIVRNAVNWSDVSNLFGFILGFVIDSRPKVRRQSHICLRDVLLKLQGTPLLPSASEGVANVFEKSLLLAGGSTPKAPEGPKGAQEVLFILEALRECLPLMSMKYITNILKYYKTLLELHQPVVTRRITDSLNSLCLHPTVDVSAEVLLDLLCSMAVSFSTSETSADGLAFTARLLNVGMEKVYKINRQICVVKLPVTFNALKDIMLCDHEEAIRAAQDAMKNLICACINEDLIREGVTTGNMEARRPGPTVIEKLCAIIESLLDYHYTAVFDLAFQVVSAMFDKLGKYSSHFLKGALISLAKMQKLRDEDFPFRKELHECLGSALGAMGPQSFLELIPFNLDTENLSQINIWLLPILKQYTVGAHLSYFTKTILGMIGEIKQKSQKLEQQGMIFSLRSMDSLVYSFWSLLPSFCNYPLDTAESFKDLQKALCIALNEEPDVRGIICSSLQILIQQNKRVLEGKNDESDLEVDMARKLAMSRYTQKVAETNLTVLKSSSPELLSALSDIFLKSTKDGGYLQSTIGEISSISDKSVVSNLFGKTMRKLLKLTQQAAKVEPKVSNSMQIDDSTNANSSSFMRAQMYDLAVSFLPGLNSKEIDVLFVAVKSALKEQDCDGLIQKKAYKVLSAILKTSDEFLSTKFDELLTLMIEVLPLCHFSAKRHRLDCLYFLIVQVAKEDSGSRRHDIISSFLTEIILALKEVNKKTRNRAYDILVQIGHACLDDNKGGKMEYLYHLFNMVAGGLGGETPHMISAAMKGLARLAYEFSDLVSAACNLLPSTYLLLQRKNREIIKANLGFLKVLVAKSKAEVLHMHLTSLVESLLKWQDGPKNHFKAKVKQLLEMLVRKCGLDAIKGVMPEEHMKLLTNIRKIRERKEKKLKSEGPRSIASKATTSRMSKWNHTRIFSEVSDDETEDSGGEYLGESDSEYVDGRKSRPSKASSHLRSKTSKRPKSRSTMSLLERLPGQMEDEPLDLLDQQKTRHALQSSLHLKRKTVLSDGELKMDDEGRLIIEDDDEANFKRKASNPDLDERSEVRSHLSVGSSKKNQKRRRTSDSGWAYTGTEYASKKAGGDVKRKDKLEPYAYWPLDRKMMSRRPEHRAAARKGMVSVVNMTKKLEGKSASSILSSKGSKIKKGHNKGSKKKAK, from the exons ATGGCCATGGAAGGCCTTGAGATGGAAGCTTCGTTCGATTTCGAATCCAACGATGACTTCTGCAACTCCATTCTCTTTCGCTTCAGCGATTCCACCAACGAAGAACATCAGCATCTTTGCGCCGTCATTGGCGCCATGGCTCAGGAGCTCAGAGACCAGTCTCTTCCTTCCACTCCACTTGCCTACTTCGGTGCCACCTGCTCTTCTCTTGACCGCATCTCTTCCGAGCCTGAGCCTTCCCCTCACCTTCTCGAGGCTTTACTCACCATTCTGTCTCTGCTTCTCCCCCGAATTTCCTCTCCCATTTTGAATAAGAAGAAGGACTTTTTATCTTATCTCCTTATTCGCGTTCTTCGTGTCCCTTCCTTGACCCCCGGTGCCGCTACTTTTGGATTGAAGTGTGTTTCGCATTTGGTGATTGTTAGGAATGCTGTCAATTGGTCGGATGTTTCTAATTTGTTCGGGTTTATTCTTGGGTTCGTCATTGATTCGCGTCCTAAG GTTAGAAGGCAATCACACATTTGTCTTCGGGATGTCTTGTTAAAACTGCAGGGAACACCATTGCTCCCATCTGCTAGTGAAGGGGTCGCCAATGTTTTTGAGAAATCTCTTTTGCTTGCTGGTGGGTCAACCCCCAAGGCTCCTGAAGGACCTAAAGGAGCTCAGGAGgttctatttattttggagGCTTTGAGGGAGTGTCTGCCTCTCATGTCAATGAAGTATATTACTAACATACTTAAATACTATAAAACTCTTTTGGAGCTGCACCAACCTGTTGTTACTAGGCGTATTACGGATAGTTTGAACTCACTCTGTCTCCACCCAACTGTTGATGTTTCTGCTGAAGTGCTGCTTGATTTGTTGTGCTCCATGGCTGTATCTTTCTCTACGAGTGAAACATCTGCAGATGGCCTGGCTTTCACAGCTCGTCTGCTTAATGTCGGGATggaaaaagtttacaaaattaataggCAGATTTGTGTAGTTAAGCTCCCTGTTACTTTCAATGCACTCAAAG ATATTATGCTATGTGATCATGAGGAGGCAATCCGTGCTGCCCAGGATGCTATGAAAAATCTGATATGTGCTTGCATCAATGAAGACTTGATCAGAGAGGGTGTGACTACGGGAAATATGGAGGCAAGGAGGCCTGGGCCAACAGTCATAGAAAAACTATGTGCTATTATTGAAAGTTTACTTGATTATCATTACACTGCTGTTTTTGACTTGGCTTTTCAAGTTGTGTCGGCCATGTTTGATAAACTAG GGAAATATTCCTCTCACTTTCTTAAAGGAGCCCTTATTAGCCTAGCAAAAATGCAGAAATTGCGAGATGAAGATTTCCCCTTCCGGAAAGAG TTGCATGAATGCCTTGGATCAGCTCTTGGTGCGATGGGACCTCAAAGTTTCTTGGAACTTATACCTTTTAATTTGGATACAGAAAACCTATCACAGATTAATATTTGGCTTCTTCCAATATTGAAGCAATATACTGTTGGTGCTCATTTGAGCTATTTCACGAAGACCATTTTGGGTATGATAGGAGAAATCAAGCAGAAGTCACAAAAG CTTGAGCAACAGGGCATGATCTTTTCATTGAGGAGTATGGATTCGCTTGTTTACTCGTTTTGGTCTTTGCTGCCTTCATTTTGCAATTATCCTTTGGATACTGCTGAAAGCTTTAAGGATCTTCAAAAAGCTTTATGCATTGCGCTTAACGAGGAGCCTGATGTTCGAGGCATAATATGCTCAAGTCTGCAGATTCTTATCCAACAGAATAAGAGAGTGCTTGAAGGAAAGAATGATGAGTCTGATCTTGAAGTGGATATGGCTAGAAAGCTTGCTATGTCTCGTTATACTCAAAAGGTGGCGGAAACTAACCTGACTGTTCTTAAGTCCTCTTCTCCTGAGTTATTGTCTGCTTTGTCAGACATCTTTCTAAAGTCTACAAAAGATGGTGGTTATTTGCAG TCCACAATTGGTGAAATTTCTTCAATATCAGATAAAAGTGTCGTGTCAAATCTCTTCGGGAAGACAATGAGGAAGCTTTTAAAACTGACTCAGCAGGCTGCAAAAGTAGAACCAAAAGTTTCCAATTCCATGCAGATTGATGATTCCACGAATGCAAATTCATCCTCTTTCATGAG GGCCCAAATGTATGACTTGGCCGTATCATTTCTGCCTGGACTGAATTCTAAAGAGATCGACGTTTTATTCGTTGCTGTAAAATCTGCATTGAAAGAACAG GATTGTGATGGTTTGATACAGAAGAAGGCATATAAAGTTCTCTCAGCTATTCTCAAG ACGTCTGATGAGTTCCTTTCCACAAAGTTTGATGAATTGCTTACACTTATGATTGAAGTGTTACCTTTATGCCACTTTTCTGCCAAACGTCACAGACTCGATTGTCTGTACTTTCTAATTGTCCAAGTTGCAAAG GAGGATTCAGGGTCCAGGCGGCATGACATCATTAGTTCGTTTTTGACAGAAATAATACTTGCCCTCAAAGAG GttaataagaaaacaagaaacagagCTTATGATATTCTTGTTCAGATTGGTCATGCATGTTTGGATGATAACAAAGGTGGAAAGATGGAATATCTGTATCATCTTTTTAACATG GTAGCTGGAGGTCTTGGTGGTGAGACTCCTCATATGATCAGTGCTGCAATGAAAGGCTTAGCTCGCTTGGCTTACGAGTTCTCTGATCTAGTTTCAGCAGCTTGCAATTTGCTCCCATCTACTTATTTACTTCTCCAGAGAAAGAATAGAGAAATAATCAAA GCCAATCTGGGATTCTTAAAGGTTTTGGTGGCCAAATCAAAAGCTGAAGTGTTGCATATGCACTTGACGAGTTTGGTGGAAAGCTTGCTGAAGTGGCAAGATGGCCCCAAAAACCATTTCAAAGCTAAG GTTAAGCAGTTACTTGAAATGCTTGTTAGAAAATGTGGCTTGGATGCAATCAAGGGTGTGATGCCTGAAGAACACATGAAACTTCTTACCAACATCAGGAAG ATAAGAGAacggaaagaaaagaaacttaaatCTGAGGGGCCTAGGTCTATTGCGTCTAAAGCAACAACATCCAG GATGAGTAAATGGAATCATACACGAATTTTTTCGGAGGTGAGTGATGATGAGACTGAAGATAGTGGTGGAGAATACTTGGGGGAAAGTGATTCAGAATATGTGGATGGTAGAAAAAGTCGACCATCAAAGGCTTCCTCACACCTCAGATCAAAGACATCTAAACG TCCCAAGAGCCGATCAACCATGAGCTTACTTGAACGCTTGCCTGGACAAATGGAAGACGAGCCTCTTGACTTGCTTGATCAACAAAAAACGAGACATGCTCTTCAATCATCATTGCATCTCAAGCGGAAAACAGTTTTGTCAGATGGCGAGCTGAAGATGGATGACGAAGGGCGCTTAATAATTGAGGATGATGATGAggcaaatttcaaaagaaaagcttCCAACCCAGATTTAGATGAAAGGAGTGAAGTTAGGAGTCACTTGTCAGTTGGTTCCTCCAAGAAAAATCAGAAGCGGAGAAGAACATCCGACTCTGGTTGGGCTTACACCGGTACCGAGTATGCTAGCAAGAAGGCTGGAGGCGATGTTAAGAGAAAGGATAAACTTGAGCCTTACGCGTATTGGCCTCTTGATCGGAAGATGATGAGCCGTCGACCGGAACATAGAGCCGCTGCTCGGAAAGGAATGGTTAGTGTGGTAAATATGACGAAGAAGCTTGAAGGCAAGAGTGCGTCAAGTATTTTGTCAAGTAAAGGATCTAAGATTAAGAAAGGTCACAACAAAGGTAGCAAGAAGAAGGCGAAGTAG
- the LOC101214012 gene encoding putative pectinesterase 63 encodes MFRPTVASSFPATVAFAMGVMLQLIILIIIPSTVVVEAHTKTIPADSSKLDEWIGHNMKEYNDRKTNETGIKALDRRLAEAEDCVQLITVRKDGRGNFSTITEAIDSIPSGNRRRVVVWIGGGVYREKITIDASKPFVTLYGQKGKRPMITFDGTASEFGTVKSATVAVESDYFVAVNLTFVNSAPMPELGGTGGQAVAMRISGDKAAFHGCHFIGFQDTLCDDRGRHFFKDCYVQGTVDFIFGNGKSLYLKTTINSVAEGTGVITAQAREDATDESGFTFAYCNITGTGDTYLGRAWKERTRVVFAYTYMGTLINTEGWSDKMHGSQPRKSMYYGEYKCKGPGATPSGRVKYARILSDVEAKAFLSMTYIHGNKWLLPPPDLSLSPSKPNIFH; translated from the exons ATGTTCCGGCCGACCGTTGCTTCATCTTTTCCGGCGACGGTGGCGTTCGCAATGGGGGTGATGCTCCAACTCATTATACTAATAATTATTCCGTCCACCGTCGTCGTTGAAGCTCACACAAAAACAATTCCGGCAGATTCATCGAAGCTCGACGAATGGATCGGACACAACATGAAAGAATACAACGATCGTAAGACGAACGAGACAGGAATCAAGGCGCTGGACCGGCGGCTGGCGGAGGCGGAGGATTGTGTTCAATTAATCACCGTTAGAAAAGACGGACGAGGAAATTTCTCGACGATCACTGAAGCGATCGATAGCATTCCGTCAGGAAATCGGCGGCGAGTGGTGGTGTGGATCGGAGGTGGGGTTTATAGAGAGAAAATTACGATCGATGCTTCGAAGCCGTTTGTGACTTTGTATGGACAGAAAGGAAAACGGCCAATGATAACGTTCGACGGTACAGCGTCGGAGTTTGGTACCGTTAAGAGCGCGACGGTGGCGGTGGAATCGGATTATTTCGTTGCCGTCAATCTTACGTTTGTG AATTCAGCTCCAATGCCAGAACTAGGAGGAACGGGAGGGCAAGCAGTAGCAATGAGGATATCTGGTGATAAGGCAGCATTCCATGGGTGTCATTTCATAGGCTTTCAAGACACTTTATGTGATGACAGAGGCAGACATTTTTTCAAGGACTGTTACGTCCAAGGCACTGTGGACTTCATCTTTGGAAATGGCAAATCTCTCTACTTG AAAACCACAATAAACTCAGTAGCAGAAGGGACAGGAGTGATAACAGCTCAAGCAAGGGAAGATGCCACAGATGAAAGTGGTTTCACATTCGCATATTGCAACATAACAGGAACAGGAGACACTTATTTAGGAAGAGCTTGGAAAGAGAGAACTCGTGTTGTTTTTGCTTACACATACATGGGAACTCTCATCAACACAGAAGGATGGTCTGATAAAATGCATGGAAGCCAACCTAGAAA GAGTATGTACTACGGCGAGTACAAATGCAAGGGACCTGGCGCGACTCCGTCTGGTCGAGTGAAGTATGCTAGAATACTCTCGGATGTAGAAGCGAAGG
- the LOC101211677 gene encoding pectinesterase inhibitor 3 — protein MFSITYSPRNSPLDLPLFQFNFFQHFTMTVLSLLLLLFSLSLSAAHGGRGAISQDLIHSSCLQASYPTLCIRTLSSYAGAVKTPRDLAQATISVSLSLAQNLSEYLSDSLRQASRQQRAAVDDCVDQIGDSVEELSNTLGVLRHLPCGDDRRKFRLEMGNAKTWVSAALTNEETCLDGFKEVDGEVKLDVKRRILKVAKVTSNALFMINRLDGGNPTGRKMLGVAVTVTNGGGFTAVE, from the coding sequence atgttttcCATAACCTATAGTCCTAGAAATTCTCCTCTTGATCTCCcactttttcaattcaattttttccaaCACTTCACCATGACTGTCCTctctctcctcctcctcctcttctcactctctctctccgCCGCACACGGCGGACGAGGCGCCATCTCCCAAGATCTTATCCATTCTTCTTGTCTTCAAGCAAGTTACCCAACTCTCTGCATCCGAACCCTCTCCTCCTACGCTGGCGCCGTCAAAACCCCACGAGACCTTGCTCAAGCCACCATCTCCGTCAGCCTCTCCCTCGCCCAAAACCTCTCCGAGTATCTCTCCGACAGCCTCCGACAGGCGTCAAGGCAGCAGCGAGCGGCGGTGGATGACTGCGTGGATCAGATTGGGGACTCTGTAGAGGAACTGAGCAACACATTGGGAGTTCTCCGGCACCTCCCGTGCGGCGACGACCGGCGGAAGTTCCGGCTGGAGATGGGGAATGCGAAGACGTGGGTTAGTGCGGCGTTAACGAATGAAGAAACTTGTCTTGATGGGTTTAAAGAAGTGGATGGGGAAGTGAAATTGGATGTGAAGAGGAGAATTTTGAAAGTGGCTAAAGTTACTAGTAATGCTCTGTTTATGATTAATCGTCTCGACGGTGGAAACCCCACCGGAAGGAAGATGTTGGGGGTGGCGGTAACAGTGACAAATGGCGGAGGTTTCACGGCAGTAGAGTAG